ATTAGGAAACACTTATTAAGTGTTGTTTtattaaatatacaaaaataactattataaaaataatatattactttttttaagagttgtctttttaatttattttaaacttcaCATCTTAAGTGttgtctaaaatttttaatatttcttaaaaaaataaaaataacctaAATCACAAGGCTAACTATTATGCGAAgaaaaatgggaaaaaaaaaagaaagaagagtctCTCGTTGCCAGCAAAACCCAATCTAATGAAATCCATAACCCCAATCCATTACAAATGATTCATTCCTCTCTGGTTCTTCAATCCATTCGATGATGACGCGCGTTCTTTTATTCAGCTTCGATCTCAATCTCTGCTCGCGAATGTGATTTGATCGTTGAGCTTCGATCTTCTCTGCTCGCGAATGAGCTTCGATTCTCTTCTCATTGAGCTTCGATTCTCTACTCCTCTACTCATTCAGCTTCGATCCTCTCTGCTCGTGTTCATCACTGCTGGTCACTATTCACTTATCACTGCTCGTATTTTTTGTAAGATTCTCGTTTTTGGCATTATTCTGCAGGTACTGATGATTCTACTGTTCTTTCTCTATTCTATTTTAGCACCTTTTTGTGTTTTGAATCCTAATTTTTGGTTAAGCTTGTTGAtgtgtatattaattttaaacttgTTCCTCTCTATTTCCTCCGTGAGTTCGCTTTCTATTTTCATCTTCGCTTCTCTGCGATATCGCCGATGTTAGAATCGGAGCTTCACGATTTATTCGACGACGCCGATTACGCCGCTTCGTAGCAACAAGTAACACTATTTCTCTATTCCTCTCTTTTCACTTCACAATTTCTCCGGTTTGAATCCGATTGCGTTTCAGTTAGGGTTCCACGATTCAATTGAATGCTTCACTATTGGATTGCtttcttaatttttatcattccaataacaaatttaactgatttgatatttttttaacatatataatttgATTAGGGTTCTGCTAGCGTCATGCTGCGAAGCGACAGTACTAAGGTGAGCTCGCCTCATGAGCGGGACGATGCTGAGATTGTGTTTTTGAAGGACAGTGTGGCAATTCATCCAACGCATTTTGCATCAGAAAGAATTAGTGGAAGACTGAAGCTGTTTAAGCAAGGCACTTCCTTGTTCATGGTGATCATTTTCTATTTGCTCCTATCCGTTTCGTTCAGTCTAATGTATTGTTCGTGCTAATGTGTTTGTTTTTGCTTCACTTTAGACTTGGGTTCCTTACAAAGGCCATAGCTCAGAGGCGAGCCTTTCTGAGAAAGGTAAATTTGCATTTGGTGTAGACTGGATGAGTTTATTATCCTGTGCAGTGTGGTGTATTAATATGCTAAAGTTTTTTCCATTTATTGGTTAGAGAGAAGCCTTTACACCATAAGAGCGGTGCCCTTCACTGACATTAGGTCCATCCGGAGGCATTCACCTGCACTTGGATGGCAATATATCATTGTTGTTCTATCATCAGGTGAAGTTCTTGTGATGAATCTAAATGGATTTTTTCTGGGGTAACATTTTCAGTAGCATTGATTATGTAAATAAAATGTATAGGATTCTCTCATCAATGGAGACTTGCTTTTACCTTGAGTAGGTTTAAATATTTGTGGCTTTCTATACCCTTCTGTTTTTGACAATTCTATCTGGTGTGAATAAAATCTTCGTGCAGGACTTGCTTATCctccaaaacaaaaaatagaaatctTGGTTTATGATGGTTGCTTTTGTTGAAATCCATGATGAGTTGATGAGAATTGACTAAGGTCAGGTTCTTATTAGAAAATTAGGAATTTGggaaaaaaaggtaaaaagtgTTATCACTATAAGGGTGGCATGCTACTAGGAGAAGCCTCTGATTAAAGATAAGAAACTATGTATTGAAAGAGAGGTTTTCTAATTAAAGTGTTATCACTATAAGGGTGGCATGCTAGTTTctacttttgaaaattttgttctTAGACAAATCATGATGGCCTTCACTAGACTCTTGCAAAAATTATTTGTGTGTCATTATCTCAATTGCTATATCTCTTTATCTCCATCTCTATGATCTCTCTTTACACAATCCAAGCACTTTTAATAGGATAAGAATTTGAGTTACTTGAGAATTTGATAAGAATTTGTATATCTAGTGTTATTCTTCTAATTTGATGCCTTGGATTTATAGGTTAGTTTGCAGGAGGGTGTTGAAACAAAGAAACTTGCTTCGGATATTGCTGATATTTCCATAAAAGAAGAATACTCAAGTTCTCCCACCATTAGTAGTAATCAAGATGGTGGTTTCTTGTGGAAGGATGATTTTGCAAATAATTTGGACTCTATAAAGTAGGACAAAGTTGGTTCTTTGTCTTTCACCGTAACCAGTGTGACTTCACGTCAGCCGAatgaattaaacaaaaaatccaTTATGAGTGATGGGATGAATTTGATTCAGAGGTCTCCACAACTGAAGAGTCCTGTCGCAAAGCCGGCAGCTCGAACCAAAGTTccttttgaaaaaggatataGTCAAATGGATTGGCTTAAGCTTACTCGGACACATCTTGACCTTGCAGGTTCTTTTACTTAATCTATTgccttattttttatttaaaaagatgaCTCTACTTAGTTGTAGTTTTGAATGATAAGAATACATGAAGCTTATGGTTGATTATTGtagttgaatttaaaataagttgcacaaaaattatatatgaaacATCCCCTTATATATGAATGAGTCTGAGTATTATTACCTGGCTATCTtggtgtgtatgtgtgtgtatGTGATTCATAAAAGAGTGATAATGTTGCGTGAACAAATTAATGGTGATGACTAGTGAGTGGACTTGTCTGATAGTGATAGTAAGCCAAAAATGCCTCCTATGCCTTACTTCTATCCATTTGAGAGGTGTGGAGATGCTAGTACAAGATGAAGACTTACTGTCTCCTAAGCCTTACTTCTATCCATTTGATGAACCTGAAGATGAAGTTGGAGAAGATAACAGTTCAAGGCTATCCTCTAATATATCCTCAGTTAGTGGTTCCAAAGAATATAACTATTCTGTTTGGACTCTAATCTGATATAAATTTGCAAGATCTGCATCTAGCTTTTTTCCTTGGCTATGTCATATATATGTTTATTTCTGAGGTATATGATAGAAtcaattgatttgattaatatATGCTGAATATGATAGAATCAATTGTTCAAGAGCTTTGTATTTGTCACAGATTCTGCTAACAAAAACACTCATTCTACTTATTAGAGATCAAGCACAAAATTCAATAttaagattcctagtttcttTCAATAAATGTATTTTTCCTTTGGATTCAATGCTATTAGATTAGGATTTGCTCTTGTTTTTTGCTAGTTAGGCTACCAGCGGAGTTAGTAGAAGTGGTAGTTTACACAGAAGAAATTACAATTTTTGTTGTTGGATTAAAGTGGTTTAAGTATCTATTTCAAAGTTTCATGAAATTTCGATAATAAATTTCGGAGAACTTCTAAAACCACTTTTTAATGAGGTAGCAAGAAAAGTTGCCGGATTTGGTCTTGAATGATAAGAAATCATGTATTTATAAGAATTAAGATGGTGACTTGCTAGTTTTGCTTTAACAAATATTCTATTAGAAAAACTACAAAAAGCACTGCTCATGAATATATATTTGTTAAGCGGAATACACaatttaatattcatatataagAAACATCCCTAGTGGTGAGGTCCTGTTACCGTTCACTCTTTTTGTTTAGAAGGAGTTTTTAGacctattttttgtttttatatctaTAGTATTTAATATCATaaagaaatttttattataatttttcagttttaatgaTAAGTtgcttattttttattgtgtattatttGCAGATTTAGTATATAGGACAAGTCAAGCAtggatataaaatatgcaagtaGATTGACAtctttttgataaatattaattattattttg
This sequence is a window from Arachis duranensis cultivar V14167 chromosome 2, aradu.V14167.gnm2.J7QH, whole genome shotgun sequence. Protein-coding genes within it:
- the LOC107474013 gene encoding uncharacterized protein LOC107474013; amino-acid sequence: MLRSDSTKVSSPHERDDAEIVFLKDSVAIHPTHFASERISGRLKLFKQGTSLFMTWVPYKGHSSEASLSEKERSLYTIRAVPFTDIRSIRRHSPALGWQYIIVVLSSG